The Salvia splendens isolate huo1 chromosome 21, SspV2, whole genome shotgun sequence genome includes a window with the following:
- the LOC121785212 gene encoding protein REDOX 2-like, with the protein MVVGEIVLNSGYKMPALGFGTGWQPSPPAHELTAIIVDGGYRHIDTAAMYSMDAVERGLIKSRCEVFVTSKLNVDLKLDYVDLYLIHWPIRMKQDANVSNLKGEDLLHFNVKEVWEAMEECCKLGLAKSIGDTRVLVSVPAARGRWRRVRFVRGILPSSS; encoded by the exons ATGGTTGTTGGTGAGATAGTGTTGAATTCCGGCTATAAGATGCCGGCGCTGGGATTCGGCACCGGCTGGCAACCATCTCCGCCGGCGCACGAGCTCACCGCCATCATCGTCGACGGCGGATACCGCCACATCGACACCGCCGCCATGTACAGCATGGATGCGGTGGAGCGCGGCCTCATCAAGAGCCGTTGTGAAGTCTTTGTTACGTCGAAGCTCAATGT TGATCTAAAGTTAGACTACGTGGATCTCTACCTTATACACTGGCCAATAAGAATGAAGCAAGATGCCAACGTGTCTAATCTAAAAGGAGAAGACTTGCTTCATTTTAATGTTAAAGAGGTTTGGGAGGCCATGGAAGAGTGTTGTAAGCTGGGATTAGCCAAGTCTATTGGTGATACgagggtactcgtatcggtCCCGGCAGCGCGAGGTCGCTGGAGAAGggttaggttcgttcgcgggatcctcccaTCAAGCAGCTAG